The sequence GCCCGGTCGTAATTGTgcccgctgcaacccctatagttacacaaCTGCATACTGTATAATGAACCAGATTAGTAGCTCAATTTTACTAATTATGAAAATTCGCCCTGACATTCACTTTAAAATTGCTCCTTAGCAACACTCCGCAAAATGTTACTTTGTTAGTAACAGAGCAGGATAAAGTGGTATTTTGTAATATGTTGCTAAGGAGCAGCTGAAAGAATCTTATATGCCCATGTTGTAACTCTCTGCAAAGTGGAACTACTCTTAAAGCTTTCATAAATCACATGAAATTTCTTATTGCCTTTTTGATAAATATCTTAaaagatctatacatatataaacatgtatgattTGTAAGAGCACAAATTaaagatttatttttcatttatgtCTGTACAAAATATTTCTACACACTGAATATACCCGTCCTGTTTTTTTATCTGTCTCACAacaagaaaaaaaagctccatTTACAGAGCATACTTTAATGATTGTGAAAGTTTGTGAAAAAGTCAATGTCTTTCCAATGAAATATTTGTTGTAGTGTAAAAGAGTATAGCGCCTTCAGACACAGAGTATAACTACACCATAACCCTAATGGGCATTGTCATAGGGAAGAACTGCCACTCATAGCATTCATATGGCTGATTCTCTTCTGTAAGAAATATTGTCTAGTGCCATTGAAGCCTGGAGACGATCTAGTTCTAAATGACTTCCCATAACATGAATAATGCCTTCATCAGGATCACTGCGAACAGCTtcttcatcctcatcctcctcctgacTTAGAATAGCCAGCTCATTTTCAAAGCAGAAGGCGCTTGGGGAAGATAAAGCAGTTATGCGACTTTCATGCATTTCACGTGCACTGCACATAGGGGTTCCTGGCACCTGGTATGTTTTATGAAAGTGGGAATAGTCAACTTTATAATGATTCTTCTCCTCAAATACAACAGGCTCAAATCTGTGTCCCCAACGAATCTCACTTGCTAGGTATGAGCTGCGAGCTTGCGTTGTCATCGCTGTGGCCTCCACCATACCTTCCAAAATTACAACAATCTCAAAGTCTTCACCCTCAAGCTGCTCCTTCCCCATTGAATATAACGGGCTCTCCTCATCAATCTCATGAACTATAATTATGGGGGAAACTAGAAATATACGATCCAGTCCACTATCGTATCCCACATTCAGGTCCCGCTGATCTACAGGAAGGTACTCACCCTCTTGAGTAACATATGGCTGGATCAGTTGTGCTCTTACATGGGCTTCTACAATGTGACTTTTGCGCAAATTACCAACCCTCCACATTAAGCAGAGTTTACCATCCCTTAGGGCAATTACAGCATGATGACTAAAAAGTAAAGTTTGAGCCCGTTTTTTAGGTCTAGCCATTTTGGCCATGATTGTTCCAATCATAAAAGAGTCGATGAGGCAGCCAAGGATTGATTGTGCCACTACAGCTAGTATGGCTAAAGGGCATTCATCAGTAACACAACGGAATCCATACCCTATTGTGGTTTGTGTCTCTACAGAGAAAAGAAAAGCTTCCACAAAGCTGTTTACATGCATTAGGCATGGTTTTGGTGGGCCTGATTTTCTTGCAGGAATTGTATTAACACCTAAATCCCCATGGACGAAAGCAATGCACCAGAAGAGGAAGGCAAAGAAGAGCCA is a genomic window of Rhinoderma darwinii isolate aRhiDar2 chromosome 7, aRhiDar2.hap1, whole genome shotgun sequence containing:
- the KCNJ4 gene encoding inward rectifier potassium channel 4 is translated as MTMDTVCSSRYSIVATDEEGLRMSSMGLNGQWASSLHHPHSLRKRRNRFVKKNGQCNVYFANLSNKSQRYMADIFTTCVDTRWRYMLLIFSAAFLASWLFFAFLFWCIAFVHGDLGVNTIPARKSGPPKPCLMHVNSFVEAFLFSVETQTTIGYGFRCVTDECPLAILAVVAQSILGCLIDSFMIGTIMAKMARPKKRAQTLLFSHHAVIALRDGKLCLMWRVGNLRKSHIVEAHVRAQLIQPYVTQEGEYLPVDQRDLNVGYDSGLDRIFLVSPIIIVHEIDEESPLYSMGKEQLEGEDFEIVVILEGMVEATAMTTQARSSYLASEIRWGHRFEPVVFEEKNHYKVDYSHFHKTYQVPGTPMCSAREMHESRITALSSPSAFCFENELAILSQEEDEDEEAVRSDPDEGIIHVMGSHLELDRLQASMALDNISYRRESAI